A region from the Nostoc sp. HK-01 genome encodes:
- a CDS encoding chromosome segregation protein: MVYVKRVELTNFKSFGGTTSVPLLPGFTVISGPNGSGKSNILDALLFCLGLASSKGMRADRLPDLVNNTQTAKGRASVEASVTVTFDLSGEEIVSRKDAKAQSEEGAEELEEEKDNTDSAFSTQHAALSTEWSVTRRLRVTHQGTYTSNYYINGVACTLTELHEELESLRIYPEGYNVVLQGDVTSIISMNARERREIIDELAGVAAFDRKIHQAKGTLDEVKEKEDSCRIIETELTAQRDRLSQDRAKAEKYQKLRTEYLHKQSWEAVLSWRSLQAQQEKLATEIQNGDRSHHDLTLQLETLNVGITQKTAELEQLNAHVKALGEEELLAVQSSLATQEAERKQLQRQQTELETTSQETTKRLAQTQQDIQQQQQALAEIAQTQDVERQSIVYCQQQRDETQQAVQKSRETAAEIASASEAWVQQQTALNRQIETVLQTLEPQRTEQAQLKERNSQLQELIQEQTQLIATLEPQLAEKQTECTRVETEFNASSEPIQNLAQNLAATEQELQIQQDTQKRLSNEQREKQRQLDKIEAQTQAQQEVQGTQASKVIIQSGMPGVCGLVVHLGRVEPRYQLALEIAAGARLGHIVVDDDGIASAGIELLKQKRAGRATFLPLNKIQAPRITQDATLRLANGFVSYAVNLVECDRRYKDVFNYVFGNTVVFASLEQARKNLGLYRIVTLDGELLETSGAMTGGSVNQRSSLRFGTGEAAESDEAIALKSRLTDIERILDRCIDAIASLSSKTKQLSQELTEARQARREQQLQLEQLQKDIKALTAQLEATRSQLAQNTEKFTNAQSRLEILDKDLPGQESQLQQLRHVLAELEASQTPSEWQQIQAVIKTQEQQLQQREANLREAEQRLKNLENQQQRLQERIQEAEQRITQYHEEQKNSRHKLQALSTQHSALSTQIAETRAKLSEMEKNLGEEKQKRDAIEQEVRSHLLRQQQLEWELEKLQETQQKRREELEALQNQLRELLPELPSPLPEVPEQVDLEELQKELRSLAKRLQAMEPVNMLALEEYERTQNRLQELTDKLQTLEAERTELLLRIENFTTLRQHAFKEAFDAVNENFQSIFATLSEGDGYLQLDDPEDPFSSGLNLVAHPKGKPVQRLASMSGGEKSLTALSFIFALQRYRPSPFYAFDEVDMFLDGANVERLARMIKQQAQLAQFIVVSLRRPMIESAERTIGVTQARGAYTQVLGIKLKSSS, from the coding sequence ATGGTATACGTCAAGCGCGTGGAACTTACCAACTTCAAATCCTTCGGCGGTACTACCTCAGTCCCTTTGCTGCCGGGGTTCACTGTCATATCTGGGCCAAATGGTTCCGGTAAGTCGAATATTTTGGATGCGCTGTTGTTTTGTTTGGGACTCGCCAGTTCTAAGGGAATGCGGGCCGATCGCCTGCCGGATTTGGTAAATAATACTCAAACGGCTAAAGGACGCGCATCTGTGGAGGCTAGTGTCACGGTAACGTTTGATTTGTCAGGGGAAGAAATTGTCTCACGCAAAGACGCAAAGGCGCAAAGTGAGGAAGGCGCGGAGGAATTAGAGGAAGAAAAAGACAATACAGACTCAGCATTCAGCACTCAGCACGCAGCACTCAGCACTGAATGGAGTGTCACAAGAAGATTGCGGGTAACTCATCAGGGAACGTACACGTCAAATTACTATATCAATGGTGTTGCCTGTACGCTGACGGAGTTGCATGAGGAGTTGGAGAGTCTGCGGATTTATCCTGAAGGCTATAACGTCGTATTGCAGGGGGACGTTACTAGCATTATCTCGATGAATGCTAGGGAAAGACGGGAAATTATTGATGAGTTGGCAGGGGTGGCGGCATTTGATCGCAAGATTCACCAAGCTAAGGGTACGTTGGATGAGGTGAAGGAGAAGGAAGATAGCTGTCGGATTATTGAGACAGAGTTAACTGCACAGCGTGATCGCCTTTCTCAAGATAGGGCGAAAGCGGAAAAATATCAAAAGTTGCGGACGGAATATTTACATAAGCAATCTTGGGAAGCGGTTTTATCGTGGCGTTCTCTGCAAGCACAGCAAGAAAAGTTAGCGACGGAAATTCAAAATGGCGATCGCTCTCATCATGATTTAACACTACAATTAGAAACGCTGAATGTCGGCATTACTCAGAAAACTGCTGAATTAGAACAACTCAATGCTCATGTCAAAGCTTTGGGTGAAGAGGAATTATTAGCGGTACAGTCTAGCCTTGCTACTCAAGAAGCAGAACGCAAGCAACTCCAGCGTCAGCAAACAGAATTAGAAACAACTTCCCAAGAAACAACCAAGCGGTTAGCACAAACTCAGCAAGACATTCAACAGCAGCAGCAAGCTTTGGCAGAAATCGCCCAAACTCAAGATGTCGAACGGCAATCAATTGTATATTGTCAACAGCAACGGGATGAGACACAACAAGCAGTGCAAAAATCCCGCGAAACCGCTGCGGAAATCGCCTCTGCATCGGAAGCTTGGGTACAGCAACAAACTGCACTGAACCGTCAAATTGAAACTGTACTGCAAACGCTGGAACCGCAACGCACAGAGCAGGCACAGTTAAAAGAAAGGAATAGTCAGTTACAGGAATTAATTCAAGAACAAACTCAGCTAATTGCCACTTTAGAACCGCAGTTGGCAGAAAAACAAACTGAGTGTACGCGAGTCGAGACGGAATTTAACGCCTCTAGCGAACCCATCCAGAACTTAGCGCAAAATCTCGCAGCTACAGAACAAGAATTACAAATCCAGCAAGATACGCAAAAGCGGCTTTCTAATGAGCAACGGGAAAAACAACGCCAGTTAGATAAAATTGAAGCCCAAACCCAAGCACAACAGGAAGTCCAAGGAACTCAAGCTAGTAAGGTAATTATCCAATCGGGAATGCCTGGGGTTTGTGGTTTGGTGGTACATTTGGGACGAGTGGAACCTCGTTATCAGTTGGCGTTGGAAATTGCTGCGGGTGCTAGGTTGGGACATATTGTGGTAGATGATGACGGTATCGCCTCCGCCGGAATTGAATTACTCAAACAAAAACGCGCCGGGAGAGCAACATTTTTACCTTTAAATAAAATTCAAGCTCCCAGAATTACCCAGGATGCAACTTTGCGGTTAGCAAACGGCTTTGTCAGTTATGCTGTGAACTTAGTTGAATGCGATCGCCGTTATAAAGATGTATTTAACTATGTTTTTGGTAACACAGTCGTCTTCGCCAGCTTAGAACAGGCGCGGAAAAACCTCGGTTTATATCGCATTGTTACCTTGGATGGGGAATTGCTGGAAACCAGCGGCGCAATGACTGGGGGAAGCGTCAATCAGCGTTCATCTTTGCGCTTTGGTACAGGGGAAGCGGCGGAATCAGATGAAGCGATCGCTTTAAAAAGTCGCTTGACAGATATAGAAAGAATTTTAGATCGTTGTATAGATGCGATCGCCTCTTTATCCAGCAAAACCAAACAACTATCCCAAGAACTCACCGAAGCGCGTCAAGCACGGCGCGAACAGCAATTGCAATTAGAACAGTTGCAAAAAGATATTAAGGCTTTGACAGCGCAGTTAGAAGCAACGCGATCGCAACTGGCGCAAAATACCGAAAAATTTACAAATGCACAGTCTCGCCTAGAAATTTTAGACAAAGATTTACCAGGACAAGAATCGCAATTACAACAACTGCGTCACGTTTTAGCAGAGTTAGAAGCATCCCAAACACCTAGTGAATGGCAACAAATCCAAGCAGTAATTAAAACTCAAGAGCAACAATTACAACAAAGGGAAGCAAACCTCCGGGAAGCCGAACAACGGTTAAAAAATCTCGAAAATCAGCAACAGCGTTTACAAGAACGCATCCAAGAAGCCGAACAACGCATCACTCAATATCATGAAGAACAAAAAAATTCTCGCCACAAACTTCAAGCACTCAGCACTCAGCACTCAGCACTCAGCACTCAAATAGCTGAAACCCGCGCCAAACTGAGTGAAATGGAAAAGAATTTAGGCGAAGAGAAGCAAAAACGGGACGCAATCGAACAAGAAGTGCGATCGCATCTTCTACGTCAGCAACAATTGGAATGGGAACTAGAAAAACTTCAAGAAACCCAACAAAAGCGGCGGGAAGAACTAGAAGCTTTGCAAAATCAACTGCGAGAACTACTTCCAGAATTACCCAGTCCTTTACCGGAAGTGCCAGAACAGGTAGATTTAGAAGAATTGCAAAAAGAATTGCGATCGCTTGCCAAACGCTTGCAAGCAATGGAACCTGTAAATATGCTGGCGTTGGAAGAATATGAACGCACCCAAAACCGCCTGCAAGAACTTACAGACAAGTTGCAGACATTAGAAGCAGAACGTACTGAATTATTATTACGAATTGAAAATTTTACCACATTACGCCAACACGCCTTTAAAGAAGCCTTTGATGCTGTTAACGAAAACTTCCAATCAATTTTCGCTACCCTCTCCGAAGGCGACGGCTACCTGCAACTTGATGATCCTGAAGATCCCTTTAGCAGCGGCTTAAATTTAGTTGCTCACCCCAAAGGTAAACCTGTACAAAGACTAGCTTCTATGTCTGGGGGAGAAAAATCCCTCACAGCCTTAAGCTTTATTTTTGCCCTACAACGCTACCGTCCATCACCGTTTTACGCCTTTGATGAAGTAGATATGTTCTTAGATGGGGCAAACGTAGAACGATTAGCTAGAATGATCAAACAACAGGCACAACTAGCACAGTTTATAGTTGTGAGTTTGCGTCGTCCGATGATAGAGTCAGCCGAACGCACCATTGGCGTTACTCAAGCACGAGGCGCTTATACCCAAGTATTAGGCATTAAATTAAAATCATCTAGTTAG
- a CDS encoding TPR repeat-containing serine/threonine protein kinase: MDDQILVTRYRIIELLYTEESVKTYLVEDITIPEQQFIIKQLRPETNNPQNLAWLRQSFFKEAKVLQQLGRENDRIQKIVAYFEADEEFYLVQELIDGHELAEEILVGFPLREDQVINLLLEILDILLFIHYRNVIHQDIQPASVIRRYSDNRLVLVDFGSVQEMVTTIVGNLEYIPLEQLQGQPQYNSDIYALGIIAIAAIMGLSQNEISRLQSQKNLLTGEIIWRDRTIKVSRKLTKIINKMVRFDYHKRYQSVIEVINDLQQLKNYQYQPQKLQFTRFRLIFVGMTSLLVALIIGYFSQWLKPINNEQILYQEGISDYDQGNYQESVNNFTQPIKINPQNSVAYNHQNNTFYRLGNYEKVQANSSRAIALNPQNANAYYDRGFAWFGLGKYKEAIADYTQAIKLNSQNHYAYYGRGLARVKVKDDQGAMKDFSQAIALNSNYGLAYYHRGLIYSQLSKKKAALRDFKKAEKIFQEQGDKSGYHKISQEIKALQK; the protein is encoded by the coding sequence ATGGATGATCAAATTTTGGTTACACGTTACCGCATCATAGAATTATTATATACGGAGGAGTCCGTAAAAACTTATCTAGTCGAAGATATTACAATTCCTGAGCAGCAATTTATAATTAAGCAACTACGGCCAGAAACTAACAATCCTCAAAATTTAGCTTGGTTGCGACAGAGCTTTTTTAAAGAAGCTAAGGTTTTGCAACAACTTGGACGAGAAAACGATAGAATTCAGAAAATAGTTGCTTATTTTGAAGCAGATGAAGAATTTTATCTAGTTCAAGAATTAATTGATGGTCATGAATTAGCTGAAGAGATTTTAGTAGGATTCCCTTTACGAGAAGACCAAGTAATTAACTTATTATTAGAAATATTAGATATTTTATTATTTATACATTATCGTAATGTCATTCATCAAGATATTCAACCAGCAAGTGTGATTCGCAGATATTCAGATAATCGACTGGTATTAGTTGATTTTGGTTCCGTACAAGAAATGGTAACAACTATAGTCGGTAATTTAGAATATATACCTCTAGAACAATTGCAAGGGCAGCCCCAATACAATAGTGATATTTATGCGTTAGGAATAATTGCGATCGCAGCAATTATGGGGTTATCTCAAAATGAAATATCAAGATTACAAAGTCAAAAAAATTTACTTACTGGTGAAATTATCTGGCGTGATAGAACAATTAAAGTTAGCCGAAAATTAACCAAAATTATTAATAAGATGGTACGATTTGACTACCATAAACGTTACCAGTCTGTCATTGAAGTTATCAATGACCTCCAGCAATTAAAGAATTACCAATACCAACCACAAAAACTCCAGTTTACAAGATTCAGACTGATATTTGTAGGGATGACTAGTTTACTGGTCGCTCTGATTATAGGATATTTTAGTCAATGGTTAAAACCTATAAATAATGAGCAAATACTTTATCAAGAAGGTATCAGTGACTATGATCAAGGAAACTATCAAGAATCTGTAAATAATTTTACGCAACCTATTAAAATAAATCCGCAGAATTCTGTGGCTTATAACCATCAAAATAATACTTTTTATCGTTTAGGAAACTACGAAAAAGTACAAGCAAATTCTAGTAGAGCAATTGCATTGAATCCTCAAAATGCTAATGCTTACTATGATAGGGGATTTGCTTGGTTTGGATTGGGTAAATACAAAGAAGCGATCGCCGACTACACACAAGCGATTAAACTTAACTCTCAAAACCATTATGCTTACTATGGCAGGGGTTTAGCGCGTGTGAAAGTTAAAGATGATCAAGGGGCGATGAAGGATTTTAGCCAAGCGATCGCACTTAATTCTAACTATGGTTTAGCCTATTATCATCGGGGATTAATTTACTCCCAACTAAGTAAGAAAAAAGCAGCACTGAGAGATTTTAAAAAAGCTGAAAAAATATTTCAAGAACAAGGTGACAAATCAGGTTATCACAAGATAAGCCAAGAAATCAAAGCCTTGCAGAAATAG
- a CDS encoding aspartate kinase gives MALIVQKFGGTSVGSVERIQAVAQRVCKTVQAGNSLVVVVSAMGKTTDGLVKLASQISQNPNRREMDMLLSTGEQVTIALLSMALQELGQPAISMTGAQVGIVTEAEHTRARILHIETDRLLRHINQGKVVVVAGFQGISSTGELEITTLGRGGSDTSAVALAAAIQADFCEIYTDVPGILTTDPRLVPEAQLMDAITCNEMLELASLGAKVLHPRSVEIARNYGVPLVVRSSWTEDPGTWVTSRKPQERSLVNLEIARPVDAVEFDTNQAKVALLRVPDKPGVAAKLFGEIARQNVDVDLIIQSIHEGNSNDIAFTVTTPILKRAEAVASAIAPALRNPSNPKSDEAEVMIEQDIAKVSISGAGMIGRPGVAAKMFATLAAAGVNIQMISTSEVKVSCVVYAADCDHAVTALSKAFEVAAGEQGSRGAEQILSTQHSALSTQHSRPVCGVALDMNQARLAIRQVPDKAGMAAKLFGILAQHNISVDMIIQSQRCRLINGVPKRDIAFTVPRMDGETAQKLLTQVAAELGWGEVVLDSAIAKVSIVGAGMVGQPGIASKMFEALAQHQINIQMIATSEIKISCVVAQEQGVKALQVIHTAFDLAGSEKFVVPA, from the coding sequence ATGGCGCTTATAGTTCAGAAATTCGGTGGTACATCTGTCGGTTCAGTCGAACGTATCCAAGCTGTTGCACAGCGTGTCTGTAAAACGGTGCAAGCAGGAAACTCTTTGGTTGTAGTAGTTTCGGCAATGGGAAAAACCACAGATGGACTTGTCAAACTAGCCAGCCAAATTTCTCAAAATCCTAACCGCCGGGAAATGGATATGCTGCTTTCTACTGGGGAGCAGGTAACGATCGCTCTCCTGAGTATGGCATTGCAAGAACTTGGACAGCCAGCTATCTCTATGACTGGCGCACAAGTAGGAATTGTTACTGAAGCAGAACACACTCGCGCCAGGATTCTGCATATAGAAACTGACCGATTGCTGCGTCATATTAATCAAGGCAAAGTAGTTGTGGTAGCTGGTTTTCAAGGAATATCCAGCACCGGAGAATTAGAAATTACTACCTTGGGGCGTGGTGGTTCGGATACTTCTGCGGTCGCTTTAGCAGCAGCTATTCAAGCAGATTTTTGTGAAATTTATACAGATGTGCCGGGAATTTTAACTACAGATCCGCGCTTAGTTCCTGAAGCCCAGTTAATGGATGCAATTACCTGTAATGAAATGCTAGAACTGGCCAGCTTGGGAGCAAAAGTATTGCATCCCCGTTCAGTGGAAATTGCCCGCAACTATGGTGTCCCTTTGGTAGTACGTTCTAGCTGGACAGAAGACCCAGGGACTTGGGTAACGTCGCGCAAACCCCAAGAGCGATCGCTAGTAAATTTAGAAATTGCTCGTCCTGTGGATGCGGTAGAATTTGACACCAATCAAGCAAAAGTAGCTTTATTGCGTGTACCCGATAAGCCAGGGGTAGCGGCTAAATTATTTGGGGAAATTGCCCGTCAAAATGTTGATGTAGACTTAATTATTCAATCAATTCATGAAGGTAATAGCAACGATATTGCCTTTACCGTCACCACACCGATATTAAAACGGGCAGAAGCAGTAGCATCAGCGATCGCACCTGCACTCCGAAACCCATCTAACCCCAAATCAGACGAAGCCGAAGTAATGATCGAACAAGACATTGCTAAAGTCAGTATTTCTGGTGCAGGGATGATTGGTCGTCCGGGGGTGGCGGCGAAAATGTTTGCCACCCTCGCCGCAGCAGGGGTGAACATTCAAATGATTTCTACTAGTGAAGTCAAAGTTAGCTGCGTAGTTTATGCCGCAGACTGCGATCACGCCGTGACTGCACTGAGTAAGGCTTTTGAAGTTGCCGCAGGGGAGCAGGGGAGCAGAGGAGCAGAACAAATACTCAGCACTCAGCACTCAGCACTCAGCACTCAGCACTCCCGCCCCGTTTGCGGTGTCGCCTTAGATATGAACCAAGCACGTCTGGCGATTCGTCAGGTTCCAGATAAAGCGGGAATGGCGGCGAAATTGTTTGGCATATTGGCACAGCACAACATCAGTGTTGATATGATTATTCAATCTCAACGCTGCCGATTAATTAATGGTGTTCCTAAACGGGATATTGCTTTTACAGTTCCGCGTATGGATGGGGAAACTGCTCAAAAACTACTTACCCAAGTTGCAGCCGAATTAGGCTGGGGTGAAGTTGTCTTAGATAGTGCGATCGCTAAAGTCAGTATTGTCGGTGCAGGGATGGTAGGACAACCAGGTATTGCATCCAAAATGTTTGAAGCGTTGGCACAACACCAAATCAATATTCAAATGATTGCTACCTCAGAAATTAAAATTAGTTGTGTTGTCGCTCAAGAACAAGGAGTGAAAGCTTTACAAGTGATTCATACTGCATTTGATCTCGCCGGTAGCGAAAAATTTGTAGTGCCAGCATAA
- a CDS encoding anti-sigma-factor antagonist — MTIAQELQVVLFKPQGSIDLEGGIALSQTMAEVVPQPDQLWVIDLAEVDFMDSSGLVPLVKALTTARQSGCRLVICNVKAPVRLILELTQLDSVFEIFNTYEDITNIVSTQPLTLAN; from the coding sequence ATGACTATCGCACAAGAATTGCAAGTGGTTTTATTCAAACCCCAAGGTAGCATAGACTTGGAGGGCGGTATTGCTCTCAGCCAAACTATGGCAGAAGTAGTACCCCAACCTGATCAACTTTGGGTCATTGACCTGGCAGAAGTAGATTTCATGGATAGTTCTGGTTTGGTTCCGTTAGTCAAAGCACTGACAACTGCCCGTCAAAGTGGTTGCCGTTTAGTTATTTGTAATGTCAAAGCTCCTGTAAGGTTAATTTTAGAACTGACTCAGTTGGATTCAGTTTTTGAAATTTTTAACACTTACGAAGACATCACCAATATTGTCAGCACACAACCTTTGACACTAGCAAACTAA
- the rpsF gene encoding 30S ribosomal protein S6: MSTVYETMYILRPDLTDEQVDQAVAKYQTLIQDQGAENIEIQNRGKRRLAYEIKKQRDGIYIQMNYTGPGNIIAPLERAMRLSEEVIRYLTIKQEVSGAEAAEEKVAVTA; this comes from the coding sequence ATGTCCACAGTTTACGAAACAATGTATATCCTGCGTCCTGACCTTACTGACGAACAGGTAGATCAAGCGGTAGCTAAATACCAAACCTTGATTCAAGACCAAGGTGCCGAGAATATTGAAATTCAAAATCGGGGTAAGCGTCGTCTTGCTTATGAAATTAAAAAGCAACGGGATGGAATCTACATCCAAATGAACTACACTGGGCCGGGAAATATTATTGCTCCCTTAGAACGTGCTATGCGATTAAGTGAAGAGGTGATTCGCTACTTAACCATTAAGCAAGAAGTTTCAGGAGCAGAAGCAGCAGAAGAGAAAGTTGCCGTAACTGCCTAG
- a CDS encoding 2-hydroxyhepta-2,4-diene-1,7-dioate isomerase, whose amino-acid sequence MAQRYVRVQNPEGKVYYGLLQLSLNVQVLDAPPWLQGQPTDLVLAPDSYQILSPCAPSKIVAVGKNYADHAAEMGTPVPSEPLIFLKPPTSIIATETEIKYPHQSHRVDYEGELALVIGDRACDCTPEEAQTKIWGYTIANDVTARDLQQKDGQWTRAKGFDTFCPLGPWIVRELNPGARLQTFINDEANPVQSAGIDQMVFSPDVLVSYISKVMTLIPGDVVLTGTPLGIGPLHIGDRIRVEIEGIGRLENSIVGR is encoded by the coding sequence ATGGCACAGCGCTATGTGCGAGTTCAAAATCCAGAAGGCAAAGTTTATTATGGTTTGCTACAGCTATCTCTAAATGTGCAGGTGCTGGATGCGCCACCTTGGTTACAAGGACAACCGACAGATTTAGTTTTAGCACCAGATAGTTACCAAATTCTTTCCCCTTGCGCTCCCTCAAAAATTGTGGCAGTAGGTAAGAATTATGCAGACCACGCAGCGGAGATGGGAACACCCGTACCAAGTGAGCCATTAATTTTTCTCAAGCCGCCAACATCAATTATTGCCACTGAGACCGAAATCAAGTATCCACATCAGTCTCATAGAGTTGATTATGAAGGTGAATTAGCTCTAGTGATTGGCGATCGCGCTTGTGACTGTACTCCAGAAGAAGCCCAAACCAAAATTTGGGGTTATACAATTGCTAATGATGTCACAGCGCGAGACTTACAACAAAAAGATGGTCAATGGACTAGAGCTAAGGGGTTTGATACCTTCTGCCCCTTAGGCCCTTGGATCGTCCGGGAATTGAATCCAGGTGCAAGATTGCAGACTTTTATCAATGATGAGGCAAATCCTGTACAATCTGCTGGGATTGATCAAATGGTCTTTTCTCCTGATGTTTTGGTATCTTACATCAGTAAAGTTATGACTCTGATCCCAGGAGATGTGGTACTCACGGGTACACCCTTGGGGATTGGCCCCTTGCACATAGGCGATCGCATTCGGGTGGAAATTGAAGGCATTGGTCGTCTAGAAAATAGCATAGTAGGCCGTTAA
- a CDS encoding serine hydroxymethyltransferase: MTRTNSDFLAASDPAIAGLINEELQRQRDHLELIASENFTSAAVLAAQGSVLTNKYAEGLPGKRYYGGCEFVDKVEQIAIDRAKQMFGAAHANVQPHSGAQANFAVFLTLLEPGDKIMGMDLSHGGHLTHGSPVNVSGKWFQVSHYGVSKETEQLDYDQIRELALRERPKLLICGYSAYPRIIDFAKFRSIADEVGAYLLADIAHIAGLVASGLHPDPIPYCDVVTTTTHKTLRGPRGGLILTKDAELGKKLDKSVFPGTQGGPLEHVIAAKAVAFGEVLKPEFKTYSAQVIENARALAAQLQNRGLKLVSDGTDNHLMLVDLRSIGLTGKQADQLVSGVNITANKNTVPFDPQSPFVTSGLRLGSPAMTTRGLGFAEFTEIGNIIADRLTNPESETVAADCKRRVAALCDRFPLYSHLQIPVPALA; this comes from the coding sequence GTGACTAGGACTAATTCAGATTTTCTTGCTGCTTCTGATCCCGCGATCGCTGGATTAATTAACGAAGAACTCCAGCGTCAACGCGACCACTTAGAGTTAATTGCGAGTGAAAACTTTACATCTGCGGCTGTACTCGCAGCTCAAGGTTCAGTTTTAACTAATAAATACGCCGAAGGTTTGCCTGGTAAACGTTACTATGGCGGTTGTGAATTTGTCGATAAAGTCGAGCAAATCGCCATTGACCGAGCTAAACAAATGTTTGGTGCGGCTCATGCTAACGTCCAACCCCATTCCGGCGCGCAAGCTAACTTTGCAGTTTTCCTGACTCTACTAGAACCAGGGGACAAAATCATGGGGATGGATTTGTCTCATGGTGGACACCTGACTCACGGTTCGCCTGTCAACGTTTCAGGTAAATGGTTCCAAGTTAGTCACTACGGTGTAAGTAAAGAAACAGAACAACTCGACTACGACCAAATTCGAGAGCTGGCGTTAAGGGAGCGTCCCAAGCTTTTGATTTGTGGTTACTCTGCTTATCCTCGCATCATTGACTTTGCCAAATTCCGCAGCATTGCTGATGAAGTTGGTGCTTACTTACTAGCTGATATTGCTCACATCGCTGGTTTAGTGGCTTCTGGCTTACATCCCGACCCCATTCCTTACTGTGACGTTGTAACTACAACCACTCACAAAACTCTTCGCGGCCCTAGAGGTGGATTAATTTTAACTAAAGATGCAGAACTGGGTAAAAAGCTGGATAAATCAGTTTTTCCAGGAACCCAAGGTGGGCCTTTAGAACACGTAATTGCAGCTAAAGCCGTGGCTTTTGGTGAAGTCTTAAAGCCGGAGTTTAAAACATATTCTGCACAGGTAATTGAAAATGCACGGGCTTTAGCGGCTCAACTGCAAAACCGGGGCTTAAAGTTAGTCTCAGATGGTACTGATAACCATTTGATGCTTGTAGATTTACGTTCAATTGGTTTGACAGGTAAACAAGCAGATCAACTGGTCAGCGGTGTAAATATTACGGCTAACAAAAATACTGTACCTTTTGATCCCCAATCGCCATTTGTGACAAGTGGTTTGAGATTAGGTTCTCCAGCAATGACAACTAGAGGGTTAGGATTTGCGGAGTTTACCGAAATTGGTAATATTATTGCCGATCGCCTCACAAATCCCGAATCAGAAACAGTCGCAGCTGATTGTAAACGCCGAGTAGCTGCACTGTGCGATCGCTTCCCCTTATACTCACACTTGCAAATTCCTGTACCAGCACTAGCATAA
- a CDS encoding family 4 glycosyl transferase — MPAQIYHLIAFLVAAVVVLWTTPDVKNIGIKSGTVDKPGGRKVHERPMVRLGGVSIFAGTFASLLIVWWLGGFGNLPPDKEWQIWGVAIGGLGFFLIGLADDLLNLSPLGRLLLQIIVAAGAWKVGVSIDFITIPTIGIVDLNWFSLPITVIWLVGMVNAINWIDGLDGLAAGVSGIAAVVMLLVSLFMNQPAAALIAAALAGAALGFLRYNFNPAQIFMGDGGSYFMGFTLAAVGVIGLVKIPAFTAVILPYLILAVPILDMSAVILTRIRRGKLPWVADRCHLHHRLLQAGLSHRWTVLFIYTLTLWVGSLALAIAGIPSGIAYAFGTTSLLTYTSWRVWKHSQQK, encoded by the coding sequence ATGCCTGCTCAGATTTATCATCTGATCGCCTTTCTTGTGGCCGCCGTAGTCGTTCTCTGGACTACACCTGATGTTAAAAATATTGGTATAAAAAGTGGAACTGTAGATAAACCTGGTGGTCGAAAAGTCCATGAACGCCCAATGGTACGTCTGGGAGGAGTGTCTATCTTCGCAGGTACTTTCGCTTCTTTGCTAATTGTCTGGTGGTTAGGTGGATTTGGCAATTTGCCCCCTGACAAAGAATGGCAAATTTGGGGTGTCGCCATCGGGGGTCTGGGCTTTTTTCTCATTGGTTTAGCAGATGATTTATTAAATCTTTCTCCCTTGGGACGGCTGCTATTACAAATTATCGTTGCCGCTGGTGCTTGGAAAGTCGGTGTAAGTATAGACTTCATTACGATTCCCACAATTGGCATAGTTGACCTGAACTGGTTCAGTTTGCCGATTACAGTGATTTGGTTGGTGGGGATGGTAAATGCTATCAACTGGATTGATGGTTTAGATGGTTTAGCGGCTGGTGTGTCGGGAATTGCTGCTGTAGTTATGCTGTTGGTGTCTTTGTTTATGAATCAACCAGCCGCAGCCCTAATAGCCGCAGCTTTAGCTGGTGCAGCACTGGGATTTCTCCGATATAACTTCAACCCCGCACAAATCTTTATGGGAGATGGCGGGTCTTATTTTATGGGATTCACCTTAGCGGCTGTAGGTGTAATTGGACTGGTGAAAATTCCCGCTTTCACAGCTGTAATTTTGCCTTATTTAATTTTGGCAGTTCCTATTTTGGATATGTCAGCAGTCATTTTGACACGGATTCGCCGTGGTAAATTGCCTTGGGTGGCAGATAGATGTCACTTGCACCATCGATTGTTACAAGCTGGTTTGTCCCATCGCTGGACGGTTTTATTTATTTATACACTCACACTCTGGGTTGGCAGTTTGGCGTTAGCTATAGCGGGTATCCCCAGTGGTATTGCTTACGCTTTTGGTACAACTTCGCTGTTAACTTACACTAGCTGGCGAGTTTGGAAACACTCTCAGCAAAAGTAA